One part of the Paroedura picta isolate Pp20150507F chromosome 5, Ppicta_v3.0, whole genome shotgun sequence genome encodes these proteins:
- the LOC143837272 gene encoding hepcidin-like, whose product MKLQLVCLIFILLSMTVQSLHAFRIETQVDKDSETHNAEEGVAETSGLQAWLRRSKRFSSHFPLCTYCCNCCSNKACGFCCRT is encoded by the exons ATGAAGCTGCAACTTGTCTGCTTGATCTTCATTCTTCTCAGCATGACCGTCCAAAGCCTCCATGCCTTCAGAATTGAG ACACAAGTCGACAAAGACTCAGAAACCCACAATGCAGAAGAGGGCGTGGCTGAGACTTCTGGCCTGCAG GCCTGGCTGCGGAGGTCCAAGCGTTTCAGCAGCCACTTCCCCCTCTGCACCTACTGCTGCAACTGCTGCAGCAACAAGGCCTGCGGTTTCTGCTGCCGAACGTAG
- the LOC143837275 gene encoding B-cell receptor CD22-like: protein MPWPWPSLRAEIQEGFCNMQLSRNNIPSGFLLILFYSPLSVAWSSTLPSSIQALKGSCVVIPCSFTYPGPRASWGGKFSVAWYQYRTRGYPEIFNSKSTHNVLPEYKGRSEVVGDLEMGNCTLLLRDVRHRDVYYVWINPDSVSHRFYDVTVQVEVTDVPNQLEMSDPGLLTEGDHTSLTCSALHTCPLSPPAITWNLVGGKAVTIQERLAGGVWRTESQLSYVPTHKDNGKHLQCMATFPTQQQSRNGITLQVKYSPKDAVVSVVGNSTLKEGDNVTLRCSSHSNPPALSYRWFFGPRQAPLRGAGTGPEVKLTDIKRDSGPYYCVAENDVGMGEDSPPAFLYVQYKPVILPEGNCTISRTGETVTCYCLAEGNPVPGIEWHLPNQTVPEDYNSSELQAVSASLGHTVVGVLRGPAPSLANVSCLVTNLHGPSRVTLPTYQAGHSILLFMACGGAAGGLLLFTLLGVLLFKVIKNRKEKDKEQEEDEEDPALYANDGDGEQKMAPEEEKPPNPEKEEQFNMYSKSKKGGSPVPYNDACAEDYENMESKDEDYENVPSLGPLGNLGSLSNWQPVSGTDQVYSNL, encoded by the exons atgccctggccctggccctctcTCAGGGCTGAAATCCAAGAGGGATTTTGCAACATGCAACTCTCCAGAAACAACATCCCATCAGGATTTCTCCTAA TTCTGTTTTACAGCCctctctctgtggcctggagttcCACCCTGCCCAGCTCCATCCAAGCTCTGAAAGGCTCCTGCGTGGTGATTCCGTGCTCTTTCACCTACCCGGGTCCCCGCGCTTCCTGGGGAGGCAAATTCAGCGTGGCTTGGTACCAGTACCGGACACGGGGTTACCCTGAAATCTTCAACAGCAAGAGCACCCACAACGTCCTTCCAGAGTATAAAGGGCGGTCGGAGGTGGTGGGAGACCTAGAGATGGGCAACTGCACCCTCCTCCTCCGAGATGTGCGCCACAGGGACGTCTACTACGTGTGGATCAATCCAGACTCCGTCAGCCACCGGTTCTATGACGTCACGGTCCAGGTGGAGGTAACAG ATGTTCCCAACCAGCTCGAGATGAGCGACCCGGGGTTATTGACCGAAGGGGATCACACCTCACTGACGTGCTCAGCTCTGCACACCTGTCCCTTGTCCCCCCCTGCCATCACCTGGAACCTCGTGGGAGGGAAGGCGGTGACGATCCAAGAGCGCCTGGCGGGGGGCGTCTGGCGGACCGAGTCGCAGCTCAGCTACGTCCCCACCCACAAGGACAACGGCAAGCATCTCCAGTGCATGGCCACCTTCCCCACCCAACAACAGTCTCGCAACGGGATCACCCTGCAGGTTAAGT ATTCCCCAAAGGATGCAGTCGTCTCAGTGGTGGGGAACTCGACCCTGAAGGAGGGAGACAATGTCACCCTGCGATGCAGCAGCCACAGCAACCCCCCTGCCCTCAGTTACCGCTGGTTCTTTGGGCCACGCCAGGCACCGCTGCGGGGAGCAGGCACTGGGCCAGAGGTGAAGCTGACAGACATCAAGAGGGACTCTGGGCCATATTACTGTGTTGCTGAGAATGACGTCGGGATGGGGGAAGACTCACCCCCTGCCTTCCTCTATGTGCAAT ACAAACCTGTTATCCTGCCGGAAGGGAACTGCACCATATCCAGGACTGGGGAGACGGTCACATGCTACTGCTTGGCGGAAGGAAACCCAGTCCCAGGGATTGAGTGGCACCTGCCAAACCAAACTGTCCCTGAGGACTACAACAGCTCCGAGCTGCAGGCGGTCTCCGCTTCCCTGGGGCACACCGTTGTCGGGGTACTGAGGGGCCCTGCGCCCAGCCTGGCCAATGTGTCCTGCTTGGTCACCAACCTGCATGGGCCCAGCCGGGTCACCCTGCCCACCTATCAAGCAG GGCATTCTATTCTGCTCTTCATGGCCTGTGGGGGTGCCGCTGGGGGCCTCCTCCTCTTCACCCTGCTGGGGGTTCTGCTCTTCAAAGTGATAAAAAACAG GAAAGAGAAGGACAAAGAGCAGGAGGAGGACGAAGAAGACCCAGCATTGTATGCCAATGACGGAGACGGGGAGCAAAAGATGGCCCCTGAAGAAGAAAAGCCACCCAATCCCGAGAAAGAGGAGCAGTTCAACATGTACAGCAAGTCCAAGAAAGGAGGGAGCCCTGTTCCTTACAAT GATGCATGCGCTGAAGACTACGAGAATATGGAAAGCAAAGACGAAGATTACGAGAACGTGCCGTCGTTGGGCCCTCTGGGGAACTTGGGGAGCCTGAGCAACTGGCAGCCCGTCTCAGGGACCGACCAGGTCTACTCCAACCTCTGA